The DNA region TCGTCATCCCCGGTGTCGGCGCCTTCCGCGACTGCATGGCCACCCTGCGCGCCCGCGGGCTTGATGCCGCACTGATCGATGCGGCCGCCGCCGGTGTGCCCCTGCTCGGCATCTGTCTGGGGATGCAGATCCTGCTCTCCCGCTCGTATGAGTTCGGCGTGCATATGGGGCTGGGCCTGATCGACGGCACCGTCGAGCCTTTTCCCGACTCCCTGCCGGCGCAGGGGTGCAAGATCCCGCACATGGGCTGGAACGACATCGAGCCTACGGTCGGCCACCCGGTGCTGGATGCGATCGCCGGGCGCCAGCTCTACTTCGT from Zetaproteobacteria bacterium includes:
- the hisH gene encoding imidazole glycerol phosphate synthase subunit HisH, producing MIALIDYGMGNIHSVTKALERVGGEVRRVTRPEGLSGCARIVIPGVGAFRDCMATLRARGLDAALIDAAAAGVPLLGICLGMQILLSRSYEFGVHMGLGLIDGTVEPFPDSLPAQGCKIPHMGWNDIEPTVGHPVLDAIAGRQLYFVHSYFCRPYDDTHLLARCRHGTVGFAAAIGRGHLLGVQFHPEKSQSAGLDLLRAFVTWRP